One Fictibacillus halophilus genomic window, TTCTACGTTTGCTTCCTCGCCAATCTCAGAAAGCATCTTCATTACTTGTTCGTTTGCTCCACCATGAAGTGGTCCTTTTAAAGCACCGATCGCTGCTGTGATTCCTGAATAGATATCAGAAAGTGTTGCAACACATACACGTGCAGTGAACGTGGATGCATTTAGCTCATGGTCAGCATGTAATACTAATGCTTTGTTAAAAGCAGTTTCAGAAATTTCATCAGGCTCTTTGCCTGTAAGCATATATAGGAAGTTAGCTGCATAGCTAAGTTCTTTTTTAGGAGCAATAGGATCTTTTCCTTCCCTAATACGTGCAAATGCCGTTACAAGTGATGACATCTGTGCTTGAAGACGGATGGCTTTTTTGTAGTTTCCATCTGTAGACATATCCTCTGCTTCTGGATCATACATCGCTAATGTTGACACGATTGTACGCAATACAGTCATAGGATGTGTATTCTTCAAAGGAAGCGATTTCATTTGTTCCAACAATTCTGCAGGCAGCTCACTAGCCTCAGCAAGTTCTGATTTAAATGATTCTAATTCAGATTGGGAAGGTAGTTTACCATTCCATAGCAAGTATACAACTTCCTCAAAAGTTGCATGTTCAGCTAAGTCATCAATGCTATATCCTCTATAGGTTAATACATCGTCAATGATAGAGCTGACAGAAGATGTCGTTGCAACAATTCCTTCTAATCCTCTTGTAGCTGTCATGGCTATCTCTCCTTTTTTTCTGTTATTCTCTCTTCTCCTTTAATTGTTTCACTTTTTAAAAAATAGAAAGAGCTTACATTTCCCTTTTATTAAAAAAGTTGGATTCAAGGTTACATTCCCAACTTTTTTAATCTCAAAACTGAGACTTGAAAAATGAAAGACTATTTAAAGGAAATGGGACATACACATCAATTATAAACAATAATCTGATATTTGTGAACGGATATCACTTATTTCGTGCGGAAAGCGTCATGAACCCGAAAACATTCCAACTACTTTCATAGCCATATAAGCGATTCCTGCCCCGATTAACGGTCCTACAGCCACTCCTTGAAAAAGAGCTACAGCAAGGATCGTTCCAAAGACTAATGCTGCCGTAATATGAGGATCATTCTGAAGCAGGTGAAGTCCTTTACTTGCGATCACCGCTACGAAAATTCCAGATAATAGAGCAACCCACGCATAATAAGAACGCAAGGATTCAGACAACTGCTTAAACCCGATCTCACCAGATGCTATCGGAACTAATACGGCAATTGTTATGATTGTCACACCCCAATTGATTCCTTTTTGTTGAATGGCAGGAAACCATTTGTCACCCATGCCGGTAAATTTTAACAACAATAAAATTGCTACCGCGACGATTAATGATTGATTTTTTGCAAGTAAGCCTATGATCAATAACCCGACTAAAAATAGTAATGGTCCCATAGATCTCATTCCTTTCTCACTAAATGATAGGTACGTAAAGGGTGGTGAAAAATTTGTATGCTGAACTGACACATCGTTTGTTGCGCATAGGATTTATTGTATTCCTTGCAATCGTCCTTATTTTCTCTGGCTATTATGTTTCTGCTATTCTTTATCCATTCATAGCAGGCGCGATTATAGCACTGATAATCAACCCTTTTGTAGGCTTTATCGTCAATCGATTCAAAGTAAATAGAGCTCTTGCCGTCATTCTTTCTATATTTGGCCTTTTAGGCGTAATTGTCTTGTTACTAACCTTGCTTATTCAAGAGATGATGACTGGTTTTGCCTATATTGCTCATGAGTTGCCGTCATACATTCAAGAACTGGTCTTTTATTTTGAACGATCATTTAAAACCAATGTTCTTCCTTTATATCAAGATTTGCTCTCTATCTATAGCAAGTTGGGCACGGATCAACAAGAAACCGTAATGGATAATATCGAGAAGATTGGAACCGAGATAACCACAAATGCATCGAGTATGACACAGACCGTGATTAATAGTGTCTCACTAATGATTGTAAGTCTTCCAACATTTTTAACGGTATTTATTTTTTCTCTCCTCGCTGCCTTTTTTATAAGTAAAGATTGGTACCGTTTAACAGGGTTTCTTAACGCAATCTTTCCTGAAAAGTTAATCCATACCGTCACAACCGTGTATGTAGAGCTGAGAAAAGCTTTATTCGGTTTTTTAAAAGCACAGTTAACCTTAATTTCCATAACAGCATGCATCGTCTTAGTTGGTCTCTTGTTGATGCGAATTGACTATGCAGTTACCATATCTGTATTGATCGGAGCGATCGACCTGCTCCCATACCTTGGAACAGGCGCTGTTTTTCTTCCGTGGATCGCTTATTGCTTCTTAACGGGAAATTATACGCTCACGATCGGACTATCCATTTTGTACGGTGTTGTTGTTATTCAACGACAGATCATGGAACCAAAGCTTCTGTCAAAAACGATCGGACTTGACCCACTCGCGACTTTAGTTTCTCTATTTGCTGGATTCCAGCTTCTAGGGTTTATTGGTCTTATCGTAGGACCTGTTATCCTAGTTGTAATTCGTGCGCTTTATGAAGCAAGGTTCTTTCATGAGATCTATCAATTTGTTATGAAGCCTGTACACAAATAAAAAGAACGAATGCTGAAACTGAGCATCGTTCTTTTTGTTATGTTTTCGTATTCATTAGTGCTTCTGAAAGTAGTTGATTTCCATTACAGGTTGCTCGCTTTCCGCGGGGCAGGCGGTGAGCCCCTTGCCGCTTTGCGCCCTTAAGTGTCTCACCTGACCGCTTGTCCCGCAGGAGTCTCGCACCTTTCACTCCAATCAACGTTCAAAGAAGAGTAAATAAACAGACTTAAAAGCAAAAATCTTAGTAACTAGTAAGTGACTCTACCTTCTTTTTATGAAGTAAAACTGTCCTGATTGCATCTTTTGAAAAATCTTTGCCTTCATCCACATCTTCACTGGTTTTCTTAGTGGAGGGATAAGTAAGACTAAACCTAGAAAGTCAGTTAAAAATCCAGGTGCTAAGAGTAATGCACCACCGACTAGAATACATGCCCCATCAAGGACTGCCTCTCCTGGCATCTGTCCGCTCTCGAGCTGCATCTTCACGCGTTGGAGTGTCTGTAATCCCTCTTTTTTTGCTAGATAAGCACCTAATATACCTGTGAAAAATAATCCAGCAATCGTTGCCGGAATTCCTATATATTGTCCAGCCAAGATAAACAGAGCTACCTCGATGGCAGGAATAATAATAAAAATGGGTAATAGCTTACGGAACACTTAAACCACCGCTTTCGTTAAACAAGTAATAGGGAGATTAAGCCTATTCCATTTTTTACGAATCAAAAAAGAGAAGGTTTCATCCTTCTCTTTTTGTACACGTACAATTAGATAACGTTCTTTCTTCCGTCATAGATATAACCAACAGAAGCATCGATCGTAATCTCTTGTCCATCTTTAAAGATTTCAGTTGCATTTTGTAAACCAACGATAACCGGAATACTTAGTGATACTCCACATACAGCAGCATGGCTTGTTAGTCCGCCTTCTTCTGTAATAACAGCAGATGCTTTTTCAAATGCACCAATCATATCACGGTCCGTTCCTACTGTTACAAGAATTGCACCTTCCGTCATCTTTTCCATCGCTTCTTGAGCTGTTTTTGCTACTACTACTTTTCCTGAAGCTGATGATTGTCCGATACCTTGAGCTTTAGCAAGTACATCACCAATAATGTGGACCTTCATTAAGTTTGTAGATCCTGATTCACCTACCGGTACACCCGCTGTGATCACAACAAGGTTTCCGTGTTGAACAGCTTCTGCTTTAAGCGCTGAATCAATTGCAATCTGGAACATTTCATCTGTTGTTCCAGCTTTTTCACCTTTTACTGGTGTTACTCCCCAAACAAGTGCAAGCTTACGGCAAACATCTTCGTTACTTGTTACAGCTATAATTGGAGCTTTTGGACGATACTTCGAAATCATACGAGCTGTTTGTCCTTTTTCAGTAGCGGTAATAACAGCATCTGCATCAAGGTTAAGAGCCGTAAAGGATACAGATTGAGAAATTGCATCAGTGATTGTCGTTTTGCTCTCTTTGCTTCTCGAAGATAATAATGTTTTATAGTTCAAAGAACTTTCAGCACGGCTAGCAATCTTATGCATGGTAAGAACCGCTTCAACTGGGTAGTTACCAGCAGCTGTTTCACCTGATAGCATGATCGCATCTGTTCCGTCAAAGATCGCGTTTGCTACGTCACTCGCTTCAGCACGTGTAGGACGCGGGTTACGTTGCATAGAATCTAACATTTGAGTTGCCGTAATAACTGGCTTCCCAAGCTCGTTACACTTCTTGATTAGCATCTTCTGTACAAGAGGTACTTCTTCCGCTGGGATTTCAACACCAAGGTCACCACGCGCTACCATAAGACCATCAGAAACAGCAAGAATCTCATCAATGTTGTCTACACCTTCTTGGTTCTCGATCTTCGGGATGATTTGAATATGGTTTGCATTGTGTCGATCTAAGATCTCACGAATTTCCAGAACATCTGTTGCACGACGTACGAAAGATGCGGCAATAAAATCTACACCTTGCTCAATTCCAAACTCGATATCTTTTGCATCTTTGTCTGTGATACCAGGAAGTTTCACGCTTACGTTAGGTACGTTTACACCTTTTTTGTTCTTTAATGTACCAGAGTTTAAGATTTTTGTAGTTAATTCTTTCTCGCCGACCGCTGTTACTTCAAGTTCGATCAGTCCGTCATCAAGAAGGATTCTTGATCCTACATGT contains:
- the citZ gene encoding citrate synthase; this encodes MTATRGLEGIVATTSSVSSIIDDVLTYRGYSIDDLAEHATFEEVVYLLWNGKLPSQSELESFKSELAEASELPAELLEQMKSLPLKNTHPMTVLRTIVSTLAMYDPEAEDMSTDGNYKKAIRLQAQMSSLVTAFARIREGKDPIAPKKELSYAANFLYMLTGKEPDEISETAFNKALVLHADHELNASTFTARVCVATLSDIYSGITAAIGALKGPLHGGANEQVMKMLSEIGEEANVESYLDNAIENKQKIMGFGHRVYKNGDPRAKHLREMSKQLTSITGEEKWYTMSVKIDETLKQKKGLLPNVDFYSASVYHSLGIDHDLFTPIFAISRVSGWIAHILEQYENNRLIRPRAEYIGPDMQQYVALEQR
- a CDS encoding DUF441 domain-containing protein, giving the protein MGPLLFLVGLLIIGLLAKNQSLIVAVAILLLLKFTGMGDKWFPAIQQKGINWGVTIITIAVLVPIASGEIGFKQLSESLRSYYAWVALLSGIFVAVIASKGLHLLQNDPHITAALVFGTILAVALFQGVAVGPLIGAGIAYMAMKVVGMFSGS
- the ytvI gene encoding sporulation integral membrane protein YtvI produces the protein MYAELTHRLLRIGFIVFLAIVLIFSGYYVSAILYPFIAGAIIALIINPFVGFIVNRFKVNRALAVILSIFGLLGVIVLLLTLLIQEMMTGFAYIAHELPSYIQELVFYFERSFKTNVLPLYQDLLSIYSKLGTDQQETVMDNIEKIGTEITTNASSMTQTVINSVSLMIVSLPTFLTVFIFSLLAAFFISKDWYRLTGFLNAIFPEKLIHTVTTVYVELRKALFGFLKAQLTLISITACIVLVGLLLMRIDYAVTISVLIGAIDLLPYLGTGAVFLPWIAYCFLTGNYTLTIGLSILYGVVVIQRQIMEPKLLSKTIGLDPLATLVSLFAGFQLLGFIGLIVGPVILVVIRALYEARFFHEIYQFVMKPVHK
- a CDS encoding FxsA family protein, giving the protein MFRKLLPIFIIIPAIEVALFILAGQYIGIPATIAGLFFTGILGAYLAKKEGLQTLQRVKMQLESGQMPGEAVLDGACILVGGALLLAPGFLTDFLGLVLLIPPLRKPVKMWMKAKIFQKMQSGQFYFIKRR
- the pyk gene encoding pyruvate kinase, coding for MRKTKIVCTIGPASESIDKLKELMNAGMNVSRLNFSHGDFDEHGQRIINIREASKELGKTVAILLDTKGPEIRTQTLEGGVAELVAGNELIVSMEEVVGNDKKISVTYPGLVEDVHVGSRILLDDGLIELEVTAVGEKELTTKILNSGTLKNKKGVNVPNVSVKLPGITDKDAKDIEFGIEQGVDFIAASFVRRATDVLEIREILDRHNANHIQIIPKIENQEGVDNIDEILAVSDGLMVARGDLGVEIPAEEVPLVQKMLIKKCNELGKPVITATQMLDSMQRNPRPTRAEASDVANAIFDGTDAIMLSGETAAGNYPVEAVLTMHKIASRAESSLNYKTLLSSRSKESKTTITDAISQSVSFTALNLDADAVITATEKGQTARMISKYRPKAPIIAVTSNEDVCRKLALVWGVTPVKGEKAGTTDEMFQIAIDSALKAEAVQHGNLVVITAGVPVGESGSTNLMKVHIIGDVLAKAQGIGQSSASGKVVVAKTAQEAMEKMTEGAILVTVGTDRDMIGAFEKASAVITEEGGLTSHAAVCGVSLSIPVIVGLQNATEIFKDGQEITIDASVGYIYDGRKNVI